One Rosa chinensis cultivar Old Blush chromosome 3, RchiOBHm-V2, whole genome shotgun sequence DNA window includes the following coding sequences:
- the LOC112194195 gene encoding uncharacterized protein LOC112194195, which yields MDACHILFGRPWKYDMDVTYKGRDNVMLFMWNNHKIAMAPVCQFEKSGVKKGESFLTLCSSELEMERAFKESEVFCPVVIKGLLSAEKEEVVIPKEVQDMLGEFEELISDELPNELPLMRDIQHQIDLVPGASLPNLPHYRMSPKENVILR from the coding sequence atggatgcttgtcatattttgTTTGGACGACCTTGGAAATATGATATGGATGTGACTTATAAAGGCAGGGACAATGTGATGTTGTTTATGTGGAATAACcataaaattgctatggctccTGTGTGTCAATTTGAGAAATCTGGTGTGAAGAAAGGGGAGAGTTTCCTGACCTTGTGTAGCAGTGAACTTGAGATGGAGAGGGCCTTTAAAGAATCTGAGGTTTTCTGTCCAGTGGTGATAAAGGGGTTGTTGtctgcagaaaaggaagaagtggTGATCCCCAAGGAAGTGCAGGACATGTTGGGGGAATTTGAAGAGTTGATCTCGGATGAGTTGCCCAACGAGCTACCACTTATGAGAGACATTCAacatcagattgatttggtGCCTGGAGCTAGCTtgccaaatctgccacattacaGAATGAGTCCCAAGGAGAATGTGATTTTGAGATAG